TGATCCTGATCACCTTCTTCCTGTCCCTCACCGGCCGCTTCCCCGCGCATCGCCGCCTCGCTCGCTGGACCTATCCCATCTGGCTCTATGTCTCGGTCTCCGGAGTCATCGTCTACGCGATGCTCGCCGCATACCGGTAGCCCCTCCTTGAACACGCAAACTCCAAGCACGACTCTTATGCAGCCAGACACCCGCAAGCTCCTCCGCACCGGCCTCCTCATCTTCGGGACTGGAGTCGTCGCAGCCGCACTCATCTTCACCAGCTTCGGCGGCGTCACCCGCCATCAGGGCCCCCACACCAACCTCGGCTGGCTATCCCTGATGCTAGCCATGGGCTGCCTCCCCACCGGCTTCCTCACGCTTCTTCTGGCAGCTATCAAACTCCTCGGCGACCGCCACCGCTGACTCTCCGCTCAATAAAAAAGCCCCGATCATCATGATCAGGGCTTCCTCATCAAACCATTTCACAACGAACAAAACGCAGAAGCATTACTTCCCGAGCGTCGGAGGATTCGAGCTGCTACCCACCGCCGGCCCGGTCGCTCCCGTGCTCACGCCATCGAGTGACGCCTGGTACGAGATGATCGTCTTCAGCGTCTCGTACGGAATTCCAGCCAACGGCAACAGATGCCCGTTCACCGCGAGCATCGGAGTCTGGTCGATGCCCACATCCTGCGCCAGCTTGATCGAAGCATCTACCTGATCCTTGGTCGCCGGAGTCGCCGCGCACGCATCGATCGCCGCCGGATCCAATCCAGCCTTGGTCACCGCATCCTTCAGCGTCTGATTCCCCGTCTCGTTCGTCAAAGCAGCCTGCGTATCGAACACCGCGGCAGAGTAGACAAAGAACGCATCGTTCTTCTGCTTCTGCACGCAGTACCCATAGGCCGCTGCCTTGAACGCGAAGGGGTGCAGGTCCACCAGCGGAAAGCTCTGGTACACCACACGTGCGTTCGGGAAGTCCTTCACCAGCTGGTCCATCGTGGACTGCGCCTCTTTACAATGCGGGCACTGCAGATCGGCAAACTCCACTAGAAGAAGATCCTTGCTCGTCGCACCGCGCGTCGCACCATCTGCGCGAGCCTGCAGCGTCTTACGCAGATCAGCAAACGGAGTCGCGCCAAACGGCACCACCGTGTCGCCCGCAACCGCATGCTTTCCATCCGGCGTCACAAAAAACACCGTAGGCTGCACCTTCGCATTGGGACCCTTGCCCGACACAAACACCACCACCTTGCTCACACTCGGCGCCGAGGTGGTCTGGATCGCCTCCACCCGCCAGATACGGTCCGGATCGTATCCCCACAGGGCCTTCAAAAACGCATTGACCGTATCCACCGTAGGCGTAGACGCCGTAAAGTACTTCTGATTCACCGGAGGAAACGGATCCGCCTTGGTATCCTGCCCCAGGCTCTGCAGCTTCAAGGGAGCGTCAGCCTTCTGTGCCGCAGGAGCCGTCTGCGCCGCAGGAGCCGCTGCAGTCTGGGCCCCGGCCACTGCCGTAACGCTGAGAGCCGTCACCACTCCCGCCAACATCCAATTCGAAATCTTCCCGTTTAAAATCTTCCCATTTAAAATCTTCAAAGACACCATCCTCCGCCGTCGCTATCCACGCAGCTTCTCTATTACACCTGAACCTTGACCGCAATGGGAAAC
The Edaphobacter lichenicola genome window above contains:
- a CDS encoding DsbA family protein; this encodes MKILNGKILNGKISNWMLAGVVTALSVTAVAGAQTAAAPAAQTAPAAQKADAPLKLQSLGQDTKADPFPPVNQKYFTASTPTVDTVNAFLKALWGYDPDRIWRVEAIQTTSAPSVSKVVVFVSGKGPNAKVQPTVFFVTPDGKHAVAGDTVVPFGATPFADLRKTLQARADGATRGATSKDLLLVEFADLQCPHCKEAQSTMDQLVKDFPNARVVYQSFPLVDLHPFAFKAAAYGYCVQKQKNDAFFVYSAAVFDTQAALTNETGNQTLKDAVTKAGLDPAAIDACAATPATKDQVDASIKLAQDVGIDQTPMLAVNGHLLPLAGIPYETLKTIISYQASLDGVSTGATGPAVGSSSNPPTLGK